The following are encoded together in the Acinetobacter radioresistens DSM 6976 = NBRC 102413 = CIP 103788 genome:
- the hisA gene encoding 1-(5-phosphoribosyl)-5-[(5-phosphoribosylamino)methylideneamino]imidazole-4-carboxamide isomerase produces MLIIPAIDLKDGKCVRLKQGRMEDDTVFSDDPVATAQHWVNEGARRLHLVDLNGAFAGTPIHKPVVEAIVRAQPELPVQIGGGIRSLETIEHYLEAGVSFVIIGTKAVQNPEFVEEACKKFAGRIIVGIDAKDGMVATDGWANVTDVKATELAKRFADAGVSSIVYTDIARDGMMQGVNIEQTVALAQYSGLPVIASGGVTNMEDIRMLKDQPGILGAITGRAIYEGTLSLREAQLLLDEQSPVVL; encoded by the coding sequence ATGCTGATTATCCCGGCAATTGATCTAAAAGATGGTAAATGTGTCCGTTTAAAACAGGGCCGTATGGAAGACGATACAGTGTTTTCTGATGATCCGGTAGCAACTGCACAGCATTGGGTCAATGAAGGGGCACGTCGTTTGCATCTGGTCGATCTGAACGGTGCTTTTGCAGGTACACCCATTCATAAACCTGTAGTTGAAGCTATTGTACGGGCACAACCAGAACTGCCTGTGCAGATTGGTGGCGGAATCCGCTCTCTGGAAACGATTGAACATTATCTTGAAGCCGGGGTGTCTTTCGTTATTATTGGAACTAAAGCAGTTCAAAATCCTGAATTTGTTGAAGAAGCCTGTAAAAAATTTGCTGGACGCATTATTGTGGGTATCGATGCCAAAGATGGTATGGTCGCTACTGATGGCTGGGCTAACGTTACTGATGTTAAAGCGACAGAATTGGCCAAACGATTTGCAGATGCGGGTGTATCCAGTATTGTATATACTGATATTGCGCGTGACGGGATGATGCAAGGTGTAAATATTGAGCAGACCGTAGCCTTGGCCCAGTACTCGGGGTTACCTGTTATTGCTTCTGGTGGCGTAACCAATATGGAAGATATCCGTATGCTGAAAGACCAGCCAGGCATCTTAGGTGCAATCACCGGTCGTGCAATCTATGAAGGTACGCTCAGTCTGCGTGAAGCACAATTGCTTCTTGACGAGCAATCGCCTGTAGTGCTGTAA
- a CDS encoding DMT family transporter: MNTANLSKLASSSLLPQFALILITVIWGGTFLTVQFALNYSSPMFFVGCRFAAAALAVLLLSWRIMRGLNLRELLAGFLIGCTIAIGYGTQTIGLHTISSSESAFLTAVYVPLVPFLLWIIFRKTPHIMTWIGVILAFSGLVLLTGNGFTQISFSFGQALTLFGAIAIALEIILIGYFAGKVDLRRVTVIQLVFTSVLSFMSMPFLGEHSIPVFSWQLAVAAFGLGISSAIIQLVMNWAQRYVESSRAAIIYAGEPIWASLFGRLAGERLAPLALIGGALVVLSIIISEWRPKFLNSKDIEPVTEDLNTLNNKKA, encoded by the coding sequence ATGAATACTGCAAATTTATCCAAACTCGCTTCCTCTTCGCTGCTGCCACAATTTGCCCTGATTCTGATAACAGTGATCTGGGGTGGAACTTTCCTGACAGTCCAGTTTGCTCTGAATTATAGTTCACCAATGTTTTTTGTAGGCTGCCGGTTTGCAGCCGCAGCTCTGGCGGTGCTGCTGCTATCCTGGAGAATTATGCGTGGCCTCAATCTGCGAGAGTTGTTAGCAGGCTTCCTAATTGGCTGCACCATTGCGATTGGATATGGTACGCAGACTATTGGTTTACATACTATTAGTAGCAGTGAGTCAGCATTTCTTACGGCAGTATATGTTCCGCTTGTTCCATTTTTACTCTGGATTATTTTTCGCAAAACACCACATATCATGACCTGGATAGGTGTCATTCTGGCCTTTAGCGGATTGGTACTCTTGACTGGTAATGGTTTTACGCAGATCTCTTTTAGTTTTGGACAGGCGCTCACATTATTTGGTGCTATCGCCATTGCACTGGAAATTATCCTGATCGGCTATTTTGCAGGAAAGGTAGATTTGCGGCGGGTAACAGTTATTCAGCTGGTTTTTACTTCGGTGTTAAGTTTTATGAGTATGCCATTTCTGGGAGAGCACAGTATCCCGGTATTTTCCTGGCAGCTTGCAGTAGCAGCTTTTGGTTTAGGAATAAGCAGTGCAATTATTCAACTAGTCATGAATTGGGCACAGCGTTATGTAGAGTCATCCCGTGCGGCAATTATCTATGCAGGAGAACCCATCTGGGCCAGCCTATTTGGCCGGCTGGCAGGTGAGCGTCTGGCGCCATTAGCTTTAATAGGCGGTGCTTTGGTCGTTCTGAGCATTATCATAAGTGAATGGCGACCTAAGTTTTTAAATTCAAAAGATATAGAGCCTGTTACTGAAGATTTAAATACTTTAAATAATAAAAAAGCCTGA
- a CDS encoding DUF4870 family protein: protein MNSGTVMNDSRRSLTFSLYILYILAIFTAGLLAVVALVINYVKQDQMRGSIYESHFTWQIRTFWWYLIWNIVAFIPFIFLLFTDNNADAFASVLLLASGFCVGVIGLAWLWIVYRAIKGLLRLNENKAMYE, encoded by the coding sequence ATGAATTCTGGTACTGTCATGAATGACTCAAGACGCAGTCTGACTTTCAGTCTGTATATTCTTTATATTCTGGCGATTTTCACAGCTGGTTTGCTAGCTGTAGTGGCGCTAGTGATCAATTATGTTAAACAAGACCAGATGCGCGGCAGTATTTATGAAAGTCATTTTACTTGGCAGATTCGGACATTCTGGTGGTATCTGATTTGGAATATTGTGGCTTTTATTCCTTTTATCTTTTTGCTGTTTACAGATAATAATGCCGATGCTTTTGCCTCAGTTCTGCTACTTGCCTCAGGTTTTTGTGTAGGAGTAATCGGGTTAGCATGGCTATGGATTGTATACCGTGCTATTAAAGGTTTATTACGTTTAAATGAAAATAAAGCCATGTATGAATGA
- a CDS encoding DUF1294 domain-containing protein, with translation MRDQGRLVEWFDEKDYGFIQPNEPNKGRVFLHIKDFARPGPRPIIGCALEYLVILDAQGRYRAQQVTYLTAAQARKKPARQQTRSQSKKALQPFQLLIAVYFIMLGIVTASGLINGLLLLFTMLMNVATYWFYAQDKEAAQAGRRRISEQTLHILSFLGGWPAAWLAQQKLRHKTQKQPFRKIYWITIVLNILLVLWLISPLNPY, from the coding sequence ATGCGCGATCAGGGGCGACTGGTAGAGTGGTTTGATGAAAAAGACTATGGATTTATTCAACCCAATGAGCCTAATAAAGGACGGGTATTTTTACATATAAAGGATTTTGCCCGACCTGGACCCCGGCCAATTATTGGTTGTGCACTGGAATACTTGGTTATTCTGGATGCACAGGGCCGCTATCGTGCTCAGCAGGTGACCTATCTCACAGCTGCACAGGCCCGTAAAAAACCAGCCCGGCAGCAGACACGTTCACAATCTAAAAAAGCTTTGCAGCCCTTTCAGCTTCTGATCGCAGTCTATTTTATAATGTTGGGTATAGTGACTGCGAGTGGTCTTATAAATGGACTGCTTTTATTATTTACTATGCTCATGAATGTAGCAACTTACTGGTTTTATGCTCAGGATAAAGAAGCAGCACAGGCCGGACGGCGCCGTATATCTGAGCAGACTCTACATATATTATCCTTTCTGGGAGGGTGGCCTGCTGCCTGGTTAGCCCAACAGAAACTGCGACATAAAACACAAAAACAACCTTTTCGAAAAATATATTGGATTACTATAGTTCTAAATATCCTGTTGGTTTTATGGCTGATTTCTCCCTTGAATCCCTATTGA
- a CDS encoding homoserine kinase has product MSVYTPLSLKEVQSFAAPYGLKVQELIPIQGGIQNTNYFLVNEDGSQFVLTVFEEMNAAQAGELVPVLEHLGNAHLPVAVPLKQAEAAIGQIAGKPAQIAPRLVGEHPIPANTAQTAEVARAQAKLHVALQDFDFERQSYRNHSYWSQVAAELRPDMDVQDQLLLDSVFQQFEIFQAKYPQRPLGFIHSDLFRDNTLFEGDTLKGILDFYELNHDELLFDIAITINDFCSDYPAVKLDQIRVRAYLENYQTVRMLTEDERACLPVYLTMAACRFWLMRLQVAQKNAQEQRGGEDILQKDPLEMRNMLQNRLALIGK; this is encoded by the coding sequence ATGTCGGTTTATACGCCGTTGAGTTTAAAGGAAGTTCAGTCCTTCGCAGCACCTTATGGACTAAAGGTTCAGGAACTGATTCCAATTCAAGGCGGTATTCAGAATACAAACTATTTTTTAGTGAACGAGGATGGTTCGCAGTTTGTACTTACAGTATTTGAAGAGATGAATGCAGCACAGGCAGGTGAACTGGTGCCAGTACTTGAGCATCTGGGCAATGCACATTTGCCAGTTGCGGTGCCCTTAAAACAGGCTGAAGCTGCAATTGGCCAGATTGCCGGAAAGCCTGCCCAGATTGCACCACGACTGGTAGGAGAGCACCCTATACCGGCCAATACTGCCCAGACAGCTGAGGTTGCCAGAGCACAGGCAAAATTGCATGTCGCTTTACAGGATTTTGATTTTGAGCGCCAGAGCTACCGTAATCATAGTTACTGGAGTCAGGTTGCTGCTGAACTAAGGCCCGACATGGATGTACAAGACCAGCTTTTACTGGATAGTGTATTTCAGCAGTTTGAAATATTCCAGGCCAAATACCCGCAGCGCCCGCTTGGCTTCATTCATTCCGATCTGTTTCGTGACAATACCTTATTCGAGGGTGACACTTTAAAGGGAATTCTAGACTTTTATGAACTAAACCATGATGAATTGCTGTTTGATATTGCCATTACGATTAATGATTTCTGTAGCGATTATCCGGCGGTGAAACTTGATCAGATACGGGTACGAGCATATCTGGAAAACTATCAGACTGTGCGTATGCTGACAGAAGATGAAAGAGCCTGTCTGCCGGTTTATCTGACCATGGCAGCCTGCCGTTTCTGGTTAATGCGTCTGCAAGTAGCACAGAAGAATGCGCAGGAACAGCGAGGTGGAGAGGATATCTTGCAAAAAGACCCGCTAGAAATGCGTAATATGCTACAAAATCGTCTGGCACTTATCGGGAAGTAA
- the hisF gene encoding imidazole glycerol phosphate synthase subunit HisF: MLAKRIIPCLDVDNGRVVKGVQFLDIRDAGDPVEVARRYNEQGADEITFLDITATHHGRDTTYRTVERMAESVFVPLTVGGGVRKVEDIRLLLNAGADKVSINSAAVFNPEFVQEASQRFGAQCIVVAIDAKKTGENKWEIFTHGGRKPTGIDAIEWSVKMAEYGAGELLITSMDADGTKAGYDLQLMRAINNQVNVPTIASGGVGNLQHLADGILKGGADAVLAASIFHFDQHTIPEAKQYLAEQGIEMRL, encoded by the coding sequence ATGCTCGCAAAACGTATTATCCCCTGCCTGGACGTTGATAATGGCCGAGTGGTAAAAGGCGTACAGTTTCTTGATATCCGCGATGCCGGTGATCCGGTTGAAGTGGCCCGCCGTTATAATGAACAGGGCGCCGATGAAATTACCTTCCTTGATATTACTGCAACCCATCATGGGCGGGATACGACTTATCGTACAGTCGAACGTATGGCCGAAAGTGTATTTGTTCCCCTTACTGTTGGCGGCGGTGTGCGCAAAGTCGAAGATATCCGTTTATTGCTTAATGCCGGTGCAGACAAGGTCAGTATTAATTCTGCTGCTGTATTTAATCCTGAATTTGTTCAGGAAGCATCCCAGCGTTTTGGTGCACAATGTATTGTTGTTGCAATTGATGCCAAAAAAACCGGTGAAAATAAATGGGAAATTTTTACCCATGGAGGCCGTAAACCGACAGGTATTGATGCTATTGAATGGTCTGTCAAAATGGCAGAATACGGCGCAGGCGAGTTATTAATTACCAGTATGGATGCCGATGGGACTAAAGCCGGTTATGACCTGCAACTGATGCGTGCTATTAATAACCAGGTGAATGTACCAACTATCGCATCTGGTGGAGTGGGTAATCTTCAGCATCTGGCGGATGGTATTTTAAAAGGTGGAGCTGATGCAGTACTGGCCGCAAGTATTTTTCATTTTGACCAGCACACTATTCCTGAAGCAAAACAGTATCTGGCAGAGCAAGGTATTGAAATGCGCCTTTAA
- a CDS encoding sterol desaturase family protein, which translates to MWKGFVAGLIVANAFEWVAHKYILHGTHRAGKPRYSPVPDSMKSHWEHHKIVRKTEFFDQGYIEGIKNWRTRNELISLGAVATATSLMFYPISKGMALAAWYSAINYFYTHRKAHLEPEWAIKVIPWHYDHHMNANQDANWCVTKPWFDYIMGTRIISVQDLQEKNPLGIALPEPLSKSLQKIAGRYFPAQYIQAGIAESENKSIYLTETEQGA; encoded by the coding sequence ATGTGGAAAGGTTTTGTTGCGGGTCTGATCGTCGCCAATGCATTTGAATGGGTAGCGCATAAATATATTTTGCATGGTACACACCGTGCTGGAAAGCCACGTTACTCTCCCGTGCCAGATAGCATGAAATCACATTGGGAACATCATAAAATTGTTCGTAAAACTGAATTTTTTGATCAAGGTTATATAGAAGGGATAAAAAACTGGCGAACCCGTAATGAACTGATTTCACTAGGAGCAGTGGCAACTGCAACCAGTCTGATGTTTTATCCCATCTCTAAGGGTATGGCGCTGGCAGCCTGGTATAGTGCTATCAATTATTTTTATACACACCGCAAGGCTCATCTGGAACCGGAATGGGCCATAAAGGTTATTCCTTGGCATTATGACCACCATATGAATGCCAATCAGGATGCTAACTGGTGTGTAACCAAACCCTGGTTTGACTATATTATGGGAACCCGGATTATTTCTGTTCAGGATCTACAGGAAAAAAACCCTTTAGGTATAGCATTGCCAGAACCTCTGTCAAAGTCATTACAAAAAATAGCAGGGCGTTATTTTCCCGCACAATATATTCAAGCAGGAATAGCTGAATCTGAAAATAAGAGTATATATTTAACTGAAACAGAGCAGGGAGCTTAA
- a CDS encoding AraC family transcriptional regulator, whose translation MQGYSGSVFGGLAQLLLDYYQAQALTVPKQLQHIQQQERFEYRIWRELLLGLEQQLQKPALGLDIAAYVQPRHLGIIAYLALSCESLGEALQRYHDFHRLIYDGSPLCITSDIKYVSVSWEEPEAQPCQITDEIAIALMVEFLKHFMVLDQIHLYEVHFSCPAPRNIALYEQYFHCKVRFSQPLTRLLLPFSELSKPIKHSDQTLQHLLMQQAQALLEKLPHSTQLDQRLQQVILKGLQRDEYQIEQVAVKLEMSVRQLQRHLQQQGSTYQERVQHIRFMLARQYLKDPYLSLKEIALLLGYSEQSAFQRAFKHWTGQTPRQWRLYEQDIKT comes from the coding sequence ATGCAGGGATATAGTGGTTCAGTCTTTGGTGGACTGGCGCAATTACTGCTAGATTACTATCAGGCACAGGCCCTAACCGTACCGAAACAATTACAGCATATACAGCAACAGGAGCGATTCGAATACCGCATCTGGCGGGAGCTTTTATTAGGGCTAGAACAACAATTACAAAAACCGGCACTAGGTTTAGATATTGCAGCTTATGTCCAGCCACGACATTTAGGCATTATTGCCTATCTGGCACTGTCCTGTGAAAGTCTGGGAGAGGCATTGCAACGCTACCATGACTTTCACCGCCTGATTTATGACGGCAGCCCCTTATGTATTACTTCAGATATTAAATATGTTTCCGTGAGCTGGGAAGAACCAGAAGCACAGCCCTGCCAGATTACCGATGAGATTGCTATCGCTTTAATGGTCGAGTTTCTTAAACACTTTATGGTACTGGACCAGATTCATTTATATGAAGTGCATTTCTCCTGTCCGGCTCCAAGAAATATTGCATTATATGAACAGTATTTTCATTGTAAGGTCCGGTTTTCCCAGCCGCTAACCCGACTTTTACTCCCATTTAGTGAACTTTCCAAGCCTATAAAGCATAGTGATCAAACTCTACAGCATCTCCTGATGCAGCAGGCTCAAGCTCTTTTAGAAAAACTGCCACACAGCACCCAGCTGGATCAACGTCTGCAGCAGGTTATACTCAAGGGTTTACAACGTGATGAGTATCAGATTGAACAGGTAGCAGTAAAACTGGAAATGTCTGTACGTCAGTTACAACGCCATTTACAGCAGCAAGGTAGTACTTATCAGGAGCGTGTGCAACATATCAGGTTCATGCTGGCAAGACAGTATTTAAAAGACCCGTATCTCAGCTTAAAAGAAATCGCTTTGCTATTGGGCTATTCAGAACAAAGTGCTTTTCAACGGGCGTTCAAGCACTGGACTGGACAGACGCCGCGACAATGGCGCCTGTATGAGCAAGATATAAAAACTTAA
- a CDS encoding DNA/RNA non-specific endonuclease has translation MATRKTRSKSRSKTPFLNSRLSKGLLGVLAAGSFAIAFGEEKIGQLFTAGTSNAACLNQFYREVPPYLVKESLKKDSYPLCFNGFNVMYSGVSKTPLWVAEYLNPQRLSTKIKREDNFHEESRVAERHRALLSDYRGSGYDRGHMAPNGDMSNSSSQYDSFSLANMVPQAPKNNQQVWRELEEATRAIVTKQKQNVYVVTGPLFTGKKLKTIGRGVIVPTAVYKAVYLPKTGAIGAYYAPNNNSLQVKIVSVCYLEEQLGINLFPQLTEEQKRNTYKLPLTSTAVKANKPLEYSHWDAESQCAVDANREQIETAQQEFKQQKSGTSISNVSSAATNSGIQQLLSALLQFILQLFK, from the coding sequence ATGGCCACTCGTAAGACACGTAGTAAGAGTAGATCGAAGACCCCATTTTTAAATAGCCGCCTGTCTAAAGGGTTGTTAGGTGTGCTTGCGGCCGGAAGTTTTGCCATAGCCTTCGGTGAAGAAAAAATCGGTCAGCTGTTTACAGCCGGGACATCAAATGCGGCCTGCCTAAACCAGTTCTATCGTGAAGTGCCGCCCTATCTGGTAAAGGAAAGTCTGAAGAAAGATAGTTATCCGCTTTGTTTTAACGGGTTTAATGTCATGTATTCAGGAGTATCGAAAACACCACTCTGGGTTGCAGAATATTTAAATCCACAGCGCCTCAGTACCAAAATCAAGCGTGAAGACAATTTTCATGAAGAGAGTCGCGTAGCAGAGCGCCACCGGGCCTTGCTCTCTGATTATCGAGGTTCAGGTTATGACCGTGGACATATGGCGCCTAATGGGGATATGAGCAATAGCTCCTCCCAGTATGACAGTTTTTCTCTGGCCAATATGGTACCGCAGGCGCCTAAAAATAATCAGCAAGTCTGGCGTGAACTGGAAGAAGCCACGCGCGCTATTGTCACCAAGCAAAAGCAAAATGTTTACGTAGTTACCGGTCCGTTATTTACAGGGAAAAAACTGAAAACTATTGGCCGGGGTGTAATTGTACCGACAGCCGTATATAAAGCAGTGTATCTCCCGAAAACTGGTGCAATAGGAGCTTATTACGCGCCCAATAATAATTCTTTACAGGTCAAAATTGTAAGTGTCTGCTATCTGGAAGAGCAGCTTGGGATTAATCTGTTTCCACAGCTTACTGAAGAGCAAAAACGTAATACCTATAAGCTGCCATTGACCAGTACGGCAGTTAAAGCAAATAAACCGCTTGAGTATTCACACTGGGATGCAGAAAGCCAGTGTGCCGTAGATGCAAACCGGGAGCAGATTGAAACTGCACAGCAGGAATTCAAGCAGCAAAAGTCAGGCACCAGTATAAGTAATGTCAGCAGTGCAGCAACTAATTCAGGCATACAGCAGTTGCTTTCTGCCTTACTACAATTTATTTTGCAACTGTTCAAATAA
- a CDS encoding potassium transporter Kup, whose translation MQSSAKKAALPAITLAALGVVFGDIGTSPLYALKESFHAAHGLGISTANVLGILSIIFWTMTLVITIKYIAIVMRADNNGEGGIMALLALNLRNTRFSDRKKLLLIAIGFIGASLFFGDGIITPAISVLSAVEGLSIATDALDPYIVPIAITIVTTLFIMQKYGTAFVGKFFGPLTLLWFFSLGLLGISSIIQTPVVLGMFSPHWAFQFIVSHPLMTFFIMGAVVLTVTGGEALYADMGHFGPVPIRLAWFFVVLPCLVLNYAGQGALLLRNPNAIENPFYLLVPEWALYPMIFLATMAAVIASQAVISGVFSLARQAIQLGYLPRLTVKHTSDSEQGQIYVPLLNWVLLASIIVLILIFQTSSRLANAYGLAVTLTMLCDTLLIAAFIRYSWKWKMPKLMLLIIPFLILDLVLVSATSLKVFSGGWVPLLIGGVAFLLLITWKQGRELTFAKLQQDTLPLELFVESIGDQANWVEGEAVFLTGTPTVVPHAMLHNMKHNKVLHQKNIILTVKIQDVPYMPDEQRFHVEVLNQHFYRVELYYGFKDEMNIPHALEAVYEALELEYNLMQISFFVSRERIISTVGDGMAPWREKLFISMQRNTSPVSDFYKIPTNRVVELGSQIEI comes from the coding sequence ATGCAAAGTTCTGCAAAAAAAGCCGCATTGCCTGCGATTACCTTGGCAGCATTAGGGGTGGTATTTGGGGATATTGGGACCAGTCCGCTTTATGCACTTAAGGAATCATTCCATGCAGCTCATGGTTTAGGAATCAGTACAGCTAATGTATTAGGTATTTTGTCGATTATCTTCTGGACAATGACACTGGTCATTACCATTAAATATATCGCTATTGTAATGCGTGCAGACAACAATGGTGAGGGCGGCATCATGGCGCTTCTTGCATTGAATTTACGTAATACCCGTTTCAGTGACCGCAAAAAATTACTTTTAATTGCTATTGGTTTTATTGGGGCTTCACTATTTTTTGGTGATGGCATTATTACACCTGCGATTTCAGTACTATCTGCCGTAGAGGGTCTATCTATCGCAACAGATGCTCTGGATCCGTATATTGTTCCAATCGCCATTACCATCGTGACGACCCTGTTTATCATGCAAAAGTATGGTACTGCTTTTGTTGGCAAATTTTTTGGTCCATTAACCCTGCTCTGGTTTTTCTCGCTCGGCTTATTGGGCATTTCCAGTATTATTCAGACACCTGTGGTACTAGGAATGTTCAGCCCACACTGGGCATTTCAGTTTATTGTAAGCCATCCGCTCATGACTTTTTTTATTATGGGAGCGGTAGTACTTACTGTGACAGGGGGTGAGGCGCTCTATGCCGATATGGGACACTTTGGGCCTGTACCCATCCGTCTGGCCTGGTTTTTTGTAGTCTTGCCATGTCTGGTACTTAATTATGCAGGACAGGGCGCATTATTACTGAGAAATCCGAATGCTATTGAAAATCCATTTTATCTGCTAGTGCCGGAATGGGCGCTGTATCCAATGATTTTTCTGGCCACTATGGCTGCAGTAATTGCTTCTCAGGCGGTGATTTCAGGCGTATTTTCATTGGCGCGTCAGGCTATCCAGCTGGGTTATTTACCACGCCTTACTGTTAAGCATACCTCGGATTCAGAACAGGGCCAGATTTATGTGCCATTGCTCAATTGGGTACTGCTTGCTTCTATTATTGTCTTAATCCTGATTTTCCAGACCAGCTCGCGCCTCGCTAATGCCTATGGCCTGGCTGTAACTTTAACCATGCTGTGTGACACTTTGCTGATTGCTGCATTTATCCGTTACAGCTGGAAATGGAAAATGCCAAAGCTGATGCTGCTGATCATTCCATTTCTGATACTGGACTTGGTACTGGTCAGTGCTACCTCACTAAAGGTATTCTCGGGCGGATGGGTGCCATTATTGATCGGTGGAGTTGCTTTTCTTCTGCTGATTACCTGGAAACAGGGGCGTGAGCTGACCTTTGCAAAATTACAGCAGGATACCTTGCCTCTGGAGCTATTTGTCGAGAGTATCGGTGATCAGGCTAACTGGGTAGAAGGAGAAGCAGTTTTCCTGACCGGTACACCTACTGTAGTTCCACATGCGATGCTGCATAACATGAAGCATAATAAGGTCTTGCATCAGAAAAATATTATTCTGACAGTCAAGATACAGGATGTACCTTATATGCCTGACGAACAGCGCTTTCATGTAGAGGTACTAAATCAACATTTTTATCGGGTTGAGCTGTACTATGGTTTTAAGGATGAGATGAATATTCCTCATGCTCTGGAAGCAGTCTATGAGGCACTTGAGCTTGAATATAACCTGATGCAGATTAGTTTCTTTGTCTCACGTGAACGGATTATTAGTACAGTTGGAGACGGTATGGCACCTTGGCGTGAAAAGCTGTTTATTTCCATGCAACGTAATACCAGCCCGGTGAGTGACTTCTATAAAATACCTACTAACCGTGTAGTAGAACTGGGCAGCCAGATTGAAATCTGA
- a CDS encoding type II asparaginase, which translates to MKKTLSALTLSLGLLLPFSAFAKNNVVVVATGGTIAGAGASSTNSATYTAAKVPVDDLLNAVPQIQNLANVTGVQALQVASESITDKELLTIARKVNELVKRPDVNGVVITHGTDTLEETAYFLSLTVHTDKPIVVVGSMRPPSALSADGPLNLYSAVALAAADNARNKGVFVLMNDNIFAARDVSKTINIHTDAFASQWGPLGTLVEGKPYWFRSVAKRFNNTSEFNIENIKGDALPLVQIVYGSGNMLPDAYTAYARAGAKAIIHAGTGNGSVAKNIVPTLTELQQRGIQIIRSSRVPQGFVLRNAEQPDDKYNWVVAHDLNPQKAKLLTALALTQTRDAKEIQRMFWEY; encoded by the coding sequence ATGAAAAAAACACTCTCCGCTCTGACTTTAAGCTTGGGCTTACTCTTGCCTTTTTCTGCTTTTGCCAAAAATAATGTTGTGGTTGTAGCGACTGGAGGAACCATTGCTGGTGCTGGTGCCAGCTCAACCAACAGTGCTACCTATACAGCGGCTAAGGTACCCGTTGATGACCTATTAAACGCAGTACCACAAATCCAGAATCTGGCTAATGTTACTGGAGTACAGGCTCTTCAGGTAGCTTCCGAGAGTATTACTGATAAAGAATTACTGACAATTGCCCGTAAAGTTAATGAGCTGGTTAAAAGACCTGATGTTAACGGTGTAGTGATTACGCATGGGACAGATACTCTAGAAGAAACTGCCTACTTTCTAAGCCTGACCGTGCATACTGATAAACCGATTGTAGTGGTAGGTTCTATGCGTCCACCTTCAGCGCTGTCTGCTGATGGGCCTTTAAACCTGTATAGTGCTGTTGCTCTGGCAGCCGCAGACAATGCAAGAAATAAAGGCGTATTCGTGCTCATGAATGATAATATTTTTGCAGCACGTGATGTCAGCAAGACAATTAACATCCATACCGATGCCTTTGCCAGCCAATGGGGACCGTTAGGTACACTGGTGGAAGGGAAACCTTACTGGTTTAGAAGCGTAGCCAAACGATTTAACAATACATCTGAATTTAATATCGAGAATATTAAGGGCGATGCTCTGCCGCTGGTCCAAATTGTTTACGGTTCTGGCAATATGTTGCCCGATGCCTATACCGCATATGCTCGAGCAGGCGCAAAGGCAATTATTCATGCGGGTACAGGCAATGGCTCGGTAGCCAAAAATATTGTACCTACCCTGACTGAGCTCCAACAGCGTGGTATACAGATTATTCGTTCATCTCGTGTACCCCAAGGTTTTGTATTAAGAAATGCCGAACAGCCAGATGATAAATATAACTGGGTGGTTGCACATGATTTAAATCCGCAAAAAGCCAAATTGCTGACTGCACTTGCACTCACTCAGACCAGAGATGCTAAAGAAATTCAGCGTATGTTCTGGGAATATTAA